In Methanothrix sp., a genomic segment contains:
- a CDS encoding SufD family Fe-S cluster assembly protein: protein MSGIEEKARRARDKKALYGTDVDLDSYQSEAKPQSIVDDAEDLPNTVKKAALDVGVTLDDESSGAYVQMDQTPVVAKSLHEGVEIMDIASALKKYDFLQDYWWKLVAADADKYTADVAEAPPTGFFIRARKGMKTVFPVKSCLYLGSTNLNQRVHNIVIAEEGSELHVITGCTTPSHVQRGLHIGVSEYYIQKNAKVSFTMVHSWGKEVEVRPRTGVTIAEGGSMYNNYIMLRPVKTLQTFPTATLAGRGAVASFNTVIYSTMGNIDVGSDVFLNAPETSAESISRVICMGGDVIARGRMTGNVPGARAHLECAGLLLSNEGRIYSIPELDGHCRDLDMSHEAAVGRISEEELEYLMARGLSSEQATSVIVRGFLDVEIKGLPEDLKKEIKDITSREDLKGA, encoded by the coding sequence ATGTCAGGCATAGAGGAGAAGGCACGCCGGGCGCGGGATAAGAAGGCGCTCTACGGCACCGATGTGGACCTGGATAGCTACCAGTCCGAGGCCAAGCCTCAGAGCATAGTCGATGATGCTGAGGACCTGCCCAATACAGTAAAGAAGGCGGCTCTGGACGTGGGTGTGACCCTGGACGATGAGAGCTCTGGGGCTTATGTGCAGATGGATCAGACCCCGGTGGTGGCCAAATCACTGCACGAAGGGGTGGAGATCATGGACATTGCCTCCGCCCTGAAGAAGTATGACTTCCTGCAGGACTACTGGTGGAAGCTGGTGGCGGCGGATGCAGACAAATACACTGCAGATGTGGCTGAAGCTCCGCCGACAGGCTTTTTCATCCGCGCCAGGAAGGGCATGAAGACCGTCTTCCCGGTCAAGAGCTGCCTGTATCTGGGCTCCACCAACCTCAACCAGCGGGTCCATAACATCGTCATCGCCGAGGAGGGCTCTGAGCTGCATGTCATCACCGGCTGCACTACACCCTCTCATGTTCAAAGGGGGCTGCATATAGGGGTCTCAGAGTACTACATCCAAAAAAACGCCAAGGTTAGCTTCACCATGGTGCATAGCTGGGGAAAGGAGGTGGAGGTACGCCCCAGGACCGGAGTGACCATCGCTGAAGGCGGGTCCATGTACAACAACTACATCATGCTCCGCCCGGTCAAGACCCTGCAGACCTTCCCCACTGCAACCCTCGCCGGCCGGGGTGCAGTGGCCAGCTTCAATACAGTGATCTACTCCACTATGGGCAATATCGATGTGGGGAGCGATGTATTCCTGAATGCCCCTGAGACCAGCGCCGAGTCCATCTCCCGGGTAATCTGCATGGGGGGAGATGTGATCGCCCGGGGGAGGATGACGGGCAATGTCCCCGGAGCGCGCGCCCATCTGGAGTGTGCGGGCCTTCTCCTCTCCAATGAGGGGCGGATCTACTCCATACCGGAGCTTGATGGCCATTGTCGGGATCTGGATATGTCCCATGAGGCAGCAGTGGGCAGAATCTCCGAGGAGGAGCTGGAGTATCTGATGGCCCGAGGCCTCTCCTCTGAGCAGGCCACAAGCGTCATCGTTCGCGGCTTTTTGGATGTGGAGATCAAGGGGCTGCCCGAGGATCTGAAAAAAGAGATAAAGGATATCACCTCACGGGAGGATCTGAAGGGGGCGTAA
- a CDS encoding choice-of-anchor E domain-containing protein produces the protein MRDKLMLLVVLVGLIFGLSASALEYSPDCAEFSNKTTDWNRTLSVDKFDPSLGVLKGVKVSADACASQLFMLDSEDSEPQCWTVVTNAWLSAAMPDGKDFVLSLPEKTNQFCLSADLDEEPDFKGDDSFSFFIKECVKDERTYNDLENWIGPGKVEFRVIAKGITDVAGSSSFDQRVRTFANETICVTYYYESCDDGLWCNGIETSNGLICLPGTPPDCSDGIECTIDFCNEETDRCEHRADDSKCDDGLWCNGAETCDPAKGCQPGTPPDCNDGIECTIDFCNEETDRCEHRPDDSKCDDGIFCNGAETCDPVEGCLPGTPPDCNDNIECTIDFCNEETDRCEHRPDDSKCDDGIFCNGAETCDPVEGCLLGTPPDCNDNIECTIDFCNEETDECEHSPDDSKCDDGLWCNGAETCDPVKGCQPGTPPTAMTTSSAP, from the coding sequence ATGAGAGATAAGTTGATGTTACTGGTGGTCTTAGTAGGGCTGATATTTGGCTTATCGGCATCAGCTCTGGAATACTCGCCCGATTGTGCTGAATTCAGCAATAAGACCACAGATTGGAACAGAACGCTATCCGTGGACAAATTCGATCCGAGTTTGGGGGTTTTAAAGGGGGTCAAGGTCAGCGCAGACGCCTGTGCCTCTCAGCTCTTCATGCTGGATAGCGAGGATTCAGAGCCACAATGCTGGACTGTAGTCACCAACGCATGGCTTTCTGCGGCCATGCCGGATGGAAAGGATTTCGTCCTCTCCCTTCCGGAGAAAACCAATCAGTTTTGTCTTTCGGCGGATTTGGATGAGGAACCCGACTTTAAAGGAGATGATTCCTTCAGCTTCTTCATCAAAGAATGCGTTAAAGATGAAAGAACCTATAATGATCTGGAGAATTGGATCGGCCCAGGCAAGGTGGAATTCAGAGTAATTGCTAAAGGAATCACCGATGTTGCTGGGAGCTCCAGCTTTGATCAAAGGGTACGAACCTTTGCCAATGAGACTATTTGCGTCACTTACTACTATGAATCGTGTGATGATGGTCTGTGGTGCAATGGTATAGAGACCTCCAATGGTCTGATCTGTCTGCCCGGCACGCCACCCGACTGCAGTGATGGCATCGAGTGTACCATAGACTTCTGCAATGAGGAGACCGACAGGTGCGAGCACCGTGCTGATGACAGCAAGTGCGACGACGGACTGTGGTGCAATGGCGCTGAGACCTGTGATCCTGCCAAGGGCTGTCAGCCCGGCACGCCGCCCGACTGCAATGACGGCATCGAGTGTACCATAGACTTCTGCAATGAGGAGACTGACAGGTGCGAGCACCGTCCTGATGACAGCAAGTGTGATGACGGCATATTCTGCAATGGCGCTGAGACCTGCGACCCGGTTGAAGGTTGTCTGCCCGGCACGCCGCCCGACTGCAATGACAACATCGAGTGTACCATAGACTTCTGCAATGAGGAGACTGACAGGTGCGAGCACCGTCCTGATGACAGCAAGTGCGACGACGGCATATTCTGCAATGGCGCTGAGACCTGCGACCCGGTTGAAGGTTGTCTGCTCGGCACGCCGCCCGACTGCAATGACAACATCGAGTGTACCATAGACTTCTGCAACGAGGAGACCGACGAGTGCGAGCACAGTCCTGATGACAGCAAGTGCGACGACGGACTGTGGTGCAATGGCGCTGAGACCTGTGATCCAGTCAAGGGCTGTCAGCCCGGCACGCCGCCGACTGCAATGACAACATCGAGTGCACCATAG
- the sufC gene encoding Fe-S cluster assembly ATPase SufC: MLEIEDLSVSIGSKQVLKDLNLRINSGETHALFGPNGTGKTTLLNVIAGIPRYTVDKGRIIFKGKDITHMSMDERARLGIGMAFQRPPAVRGLRLKDLIKIINPQADISTILKSMDFEAFAERDVNRGFSGGEIKRSEMVQLLAQQPDLVMLDEPDSGVDLENIKLIGDVINQLTQKDQRPSQRTKSGIIITHFGHILNYMKADRAHVMLGGAIVCSGDPGEILEQIKRSGYEGCVGCVCQA; the protein is encoded by the coding sequence CTGCTGGAGATTGAAGATCTGTCGGTCAGCATCGGCAGTAAACAGGTTCTGAAGGACTTAAACCTTAGGATAAACAGTGGCGAGACCCATGCCCTCTTCGGCCCCAATGGGACGGGAAAGACCACTCTCTTGAATGTCATAGCCGGCATTCCCAGGTATACCGTCGACAAAGGACGAATCATATTCAAAGGAAAAGATATCACCCATATGTCCATGGATGAGCGGGCCCGCCTGGGCATCGGGATGGCCTTTCAGCGCCCTCCGGCCGTCCGCGGCCTGAGGCTCAAGGATCTGATCAAGATCATCAATCCCCAGGCAGACATCAGCACCATTCTCAAGAGCATGGACTTTGAGGCCTTCGCGGAGAGGGATGTCAACCGCGGGTTCTCGGGGGGAGAGATCAAGCGCTCGGAGATGGTCCAGCTCCTCGCCCAGCAGCCGGACCTGGTGATGCTTGATGAGCCCGACTCGGGGGTGGATCTGGAGAACATCAAGCTCATCGGTGATGTCATAAACCAGCTCACTCAGAAGGATCAGCGCCCAAGCCAACGGACCAAATCCGGGATCATCATCACTCACTTCGGCCATATCTTGAATTATATGAAGGCGGACCGGGCCCATGTCATGCTGGGGGGAGCTATCGTCTGCAGCGGAGATCCAGGGGAGATCTTGGAGCAGATCAAGAGAAGTGGATATGAGGGCTGTGTGGGGTGTGTATGTCAGGCATAG